The proteins below are encoded in one region of Drosophila santomea strain STO CAGO 1482 chromosome 2R, Prin_Dsan_1.1, whole genome shotgun sequence:
- the LOC120445737 gene encoding uncharacterized protein LOC120445737 codes for MEALDILEKRIDALTRVLGPGQDSEVGEGVVDALCSAHGLLGEATTGSAALQQCVKRSDELEKYLDPNFLEEHQQVRSKEVYLHAVAPELHTQAEQLERIKQLEPALGAEYFRSIPAECLEQLKGITQNNGEYAQQSELIEESLVLAMKRYGEIQAGLLSSLDAMSERLDQVEERMEQRKRAELNKDVPPKD; via the coding sequence ATGGAGGCACTGGACATTCTGGAGAAGCGCATCGATGCCCTGACGCGAGTCCTGGGACCCGGGCAGGATTCTGAGGTGGGCGAGGGCGTGGTCGACGCCCTGTGCTCGGCACATGGCCTCCTGGGCGAAGCAACCACAGGAAGTGCTGCACTGCAGCAGTGCGTGAAGAGATCCGACGAGCTGGAGAAGTACCTGGACCCTAACTTCCTCGAGGAGCACCAGCAGGTGCGCTCCAAGGAGGTCTACCTGCACGCCGTGGCCCCCGAACTGCACACCCAGGCCGAGCAGCTGGAGAGGATTAAGCAGCTGGAACCGGCCCTGGGTGCGGAGTACTTCCGCAGCATTCCCGCCGAGTGCCTGGAACAGCTAAAGGGCATCACCCAGAACAACGGGGAGTACGCCCAGCAGAGCGAACTCATCGAGGAGAGCCTGGTCTTGGCCATGAAGCGGTACGGTGAAATCCAGGCGGGACTCCTGAGCTCCCTGGATGCTATGAGCGAACGGTTGGACCAGGTAGAGGAGCGCATGGAGCAGAGAAAGCGGGCCGAGCTGAACAAGGATGTGCCGCCCAAGGATTGA
- the LOC120446488 gene encoding zinc finger protein 277 yields MEHAVAVSGGDSSPEEIICSSQLKPSNNTAIKCLKCDKVYIFPTDKDDCLAHLYLEHRLVIADVEDIALLEDYLQYWEKEFQTHEFEQYCTTMFLDQLPDSKYAKNEKYYLLCDILPQDYELRRRLKEKRLSEALERHQFELTDRNFSKECLFCRTIIKGLRADYLDHLFDKHFLLVGKPEKLVYVDELLDHLEENLNRLMCLYCEKIFRDRPTLKEHMRKKGHKRINPNRREYDKYFLINYNGGPTAPTPRKQHHQKRRRETASVSTIADPETGSVDFDKHFARPDSDAEHDSDWSDWAADGEPSSIKCLYCHHLGDNFTLLKEHMHDVHRLDFEKATSSLNFYQRVKVVNYLRRQMCLLRCVTCDLHFDEEELLMEHMAQESHYGIGEKESWDKPEFFFPYIENDGLLCVLDDSGGDDPEVDTVRIISEDSLAQINKDAERLSLENFKL; encoded by the exons ATGGAGCACGCGGTGGCTGTTTCAGGAGGGGATTCCTCGCCGGAGGAGATTATTTGCAGTTCGCAACTCAAGCCCTCCAACAACACGGCCATCAAGTGCCTCAAGTGCGACAAGGTTTACATATTTCCAACCGACAAAGACGACTGCCTGGCGCACCTGTATCTGGAGCACCGACTGGTCATCGCCGATGTGGAGGACATAGCGCTTCTGGAGGACTACCTCCAGTACTGGGAGAAGGAGTTTCAGA CCCATGAATTCGAGCAATATTGCACAACAATGTTCTTGGATCAACTGCCCGATAGCAAGTACGCCAAGAACGAGAAGTACTACCTCCTTTGTGATATTCTGCCCCAGGACTACGAGCTGCGACGAAGGTTAAAAGAAAAGCGCCTTAGTGAAGCTCTGGAGCGACATCAGTTCGAGCTAACCGACCGCAACTTCTCCAAGGAGTGCCTTTTCTGCAGGACCATAATCAAGGGATTGAGGGCGGACTACTTGGACCACCTGTTTGACAAGCACTTTCTGTTGGTGGGCAAGCCCGAGAAGCTTGTGTACGTGGACGAGCTGCTGGATCACCTGGAGGAGAACCTGAATCGGTTGATGTGTCTCTACTGCGAGAAGATCTTCAGGGATCGGCCTACACTCAAGGAACACATGCGCAAGAAGGGCCACAAGCGGATCAATCCGAACAGGAGGGAGTACGACAAGTACTTTCTAATCAACTACAATGGCGGACCTACTGCGCCAACGCCCCGGAAACAGCACCATCAAAAGCGAAGACGGGAAACCGCATCCGTATCCACAATCGCTGATCCTGAAACTGGCAGCGTGGACTTCGACAAGCACTTTGCCCGCCCGGATTCGGATGCCGAACACGATTCGGACTGGTCGGATTGGGCGGCAGATGGTGAGCCGAGCTCCATTAAGTGCCTGTATTGCCACCATCTCGGCGACAACTTCACCCTTCTCAAGGAACACATGCACGATGTCCATCGCTTGGATTTTGAAAAGGCCACCAGCTCTCTCAACTTCTATCAACGCGTCAAGGTGGTTAACTATCTGCGCCGACAAATGTGCCTGCTGCGCTGCGTGACCTGTGACCTGCACTTCGACGAGGAGGAGTTGCTCATGGAGCACATGGCACAAGAGTCGCACTACGGGATCGGCGAAAAGGAGAGTTGGGACAAGCCAGAGTTCTTCTTCCCGTACATCGAGAACGATGGTCTGTTGTGCGTGCTGGATGATTCCGGAGGAGATGACCCAGAGGTCGATACGGTGCGCATTATCTCGGAGGACAGTCTGGCGCAGATCAACAAGGATGCGGAGCGACTGTCCCTCGAGAATTTTAAGCTGTAA
- the LOC120445351 gene encoding phenoloxidase 3, with amino-acid sequence MADKKNLLLLFEHPTEPVFMDKGGNGTLFDVPTSYVTERYNKMCKNVQRRVSASGFEKCVLVKEIEIPDLSCPMRLGRSEQFSHFLKSHRQMASALIDVFIKMPTVDELQSVAVYARDRVNPVLFNYALSVAMLHRPDTKDLGLPTFAEIFPDHFIDSQMIRNMREESFVVEQTAARLPVVNSVKYTASDFDVEHRLWYFREDMGVNLHHWHWHLVYPIDAPDRSIVDKDRRGELFYYMHQQIVARYNAERLSNHMARVQPFNNLDEPIAEGYFPKMDSLVASRAFPPRFDNTRLSDVDRPNNQLRVGIDDMKRWRERIYEAIHQGYVFDDNNEKIALDDVKGIDILGNIIEASALTPNSTLYGDLHNKGHMLIAYSHDPINKHLEYAGVMGDSSTAMRDPIFYKWHAFIDNIFQEHKRQLTPYEKKDLSFPDVRVQSIEVESQGKINRLTTFWQESDVDMSRGLDFVPRGHVLARFTHLQHHPFSYTITVENSSEATRYGYVRIFMAPKMDDRNNPMPLEEQRLMMVEMDKFVVTMPPGSQTITRNSTESSVTIPFERTFRNLDQLEELENFMCGCGWPQHMLIPKGRAEGLSFDLFVMVSNYEDDKVEQKAADCGCSIAASYCGLRDRLYPDRKSMGYPFDRSIRRGSEILDRFLTPNMRAVEVIITHESRTEKLSELPARS; translated from the exons ATGGCCGACAAGAAGAATCTCCTCCTGCTGTTCGAGCATCCCACGGAGCCCGTTTTCATGGACAAGGGCGGCAACGGCACCTTGTTCGATGTGCCCACCTCCTACGTGACCGAGCGCTACAACAAGATGTGCAAGAACGTCCAGCGGCGTGTTAGCGCTAGTGGGTTCGAGAAGTGCGTCCTGGTCAAGGAGATCGAGATCCCGGATCTCAGCTGCCCCATGAGACTGGGCCGTTCGGAGCAGTTCTCGCACTTCCTGAAGTCCCACCGCCAGATGGCCAGCGCTTTGATCGATGTCTTCATCAAAATGCCCACCGTGGATGAACTGCAGAGCGTGGCGGTGTACGCCAGAGATCGTGTCAATCCGGTGCTCTTCAACTACGCCTTGTCGGTGGCCATGCTCCACCGTCCGGACACCAAGGACCTGGGTCTGCCCACCTTCGCGGAGATCTTCCCGGATCACTTCATCGACTCCCAGATGATTCGCAATATGCGCGAGGAGTCCTTTGTGGTGGAGCAGACAGCTGCCCGCCTGCCCGTCGTTAATTCGGTCAAGTATACCGCCTCTGACTTCGACGTGGAGCACCGGCTGTGGTACTTCCGCGAGGACATGGGCGTCAACCTGCACCACTGGCACTGGCATCTGGTCTATCCCATAGACGCCCCCGACCGCAGCATCGTGGACAAGGACCGCCGTGGCGAACTGTTTTACTACATGCACCAGCAGATCGTTGCCCGCTACAATGCCGAGCGGCTGAGCAACCACATGGCCCGGGTGCAGCCGTTCAACAATCTGGACGAGCCCATTGCCGAGGGCTACTTCCCCAAGATGGACTCCTTGGTGGCCAGCAGGGCGTTTCCTCCGCGTTTCGACAACACCCGCCTGAGCGACGTAGATCGCCCCAACAACCAGTTGAGAGTGGGAATCGACGACATGAAGCGATGGCGCGAGCGCATCTACGAGGCCATCCACCAGGGCTACGTTTTTGAT GATAACAATGAAAAGATTGCGCTGGATGACGTGAAGGGGATCGACATCCTGGGCAACATCATAGAGGCCTCCGCATTGACGCCCAACAGTACGCTG TACGGCGACTTGCACAACAAGGGGCACATGCTGATTGCGTACTCCCACGATCCGATCAACAAGCACCTGGAGTATGCGGGCGTGATGGGCGACTCCTCCACCGCGATGCGCGATCCGATCTTCTACAAGTGGCACGCCTTCATCGACAACATTTTCCAGGAGCACAAGCGTCAGCTTACCCCCTATGAGAAGAAGGACCTAAGCTTCCCTGACGTTCGCGTCCAGAGTATTGAAGTGGAGAGCCAGGGTAAGATCAACAGGCTGACCACATTCTGGCAGGAGTCCGATGTGGACATGTCCCGCGGCCTTGATTTCGTGCCGCGCGGCCACGTCCTCGCTCGGTTCACCCATCTGCAGCACCACCCATTCAGCTACACCATCACGGTGGAGAACTCCAGCGAGGCCACGCGGTATGGATACGTGCGCATCTTCATGGCGCCCAAGATGGATGATCGCAACAATCCCATGCCGCTGGAGGAGCAGCGCCTGATGATGGTGGAGATGGACAAGTTCGTTGTTACCATGCCGCCCGGAAGCCAAACTATTACCCGGAACTCTACGGAGTCGAGTGTCACCATTCCGTTTGAGCGCACCTTCCGGAACCTGGaccagctggaggagctggagaatTTCATGTGCGGCTGCGGCTGGCCCCAGCACATGTTGATTCCAAAGGGTCGGGCCGAGGGTCTAAGTTTCGACCTATTCGTCATGGTTTCCAACTACGAAGACGATAAG GTGGAGCAGAAGGCAGCGGATTGTGGCTGCAGCATTGCCGCTTCCTACTGCGGACTGCGCGATCGCCTATACCCGGACCGCAAGTCCATGGGCTATCCTTTCGATCGCAGCATCCGCCGGGGCTCTGAGATTTTGGATAGGTTCCTTACGCCCAACATGCGCGCCGTCGAGGTCATCATTACCCATGAGTCCCGTACCGAAAAGCTTTCCGAGTTGCCGGCCCGCTCCTGA
- the LOC120445352 gene encoding uncharacterized protein LOC120445352 isoform X1, whose protein sequence is MAAHFFRTAFYATAARKSMSLPFAGRTAATLAVGLSFGAQNSRAAVPYENAYADSFFGGCQTQGLLQRVPHTGHIQPPLIRNFSSLQTGHQQQQPVPNSAMAPSNNRRYLSSQDITKNMTLYTSTKTQVEVDPKTLAFKKPTGNPLCLMMAWLMAKQKHLKKYAQIYTEMGFDVVVVHITPWQLLWPVKGTQVVAAETIRFLENNKSYEPIVMHGFSVGAYQLGEIMLQMSRDMDRYGSILDRFVCQIWDSAADITEIPVGVPKSIFPRNERMQSALRNYTLYHMKTFHNQATIHYMRSSQMFHSTLVKAPALFFVSDNDPIGPPSSNHAVREDWERANIKVTFKCWERSQHAAHYIRHREEYLQTLFQHLESCGVLEAIGVPKRAKL, encoded by the exons ATGGCTGCGCACTTTTTCCGCACTGCATTTTACGCAACGGCGGCCAGAAAATCGATGAGTCTGCCCTTCGCCGGCCGGACAGCCGCAACTCTAGCCGTGGGCCTATCATTCGGTG CACAAAATAGCCGGGCAGCCGTGCCGTACGAGAATGCCTACGCGGACAGCTTCTTCGGGGGCTGCCAGACGCAGGGATTGCTCCAGCGGGTTCCCCACACCGGACACATCCAGCCCCCGCTGATCCGGAACTTCTCGAGCCTGCAGACgggccaccagcagcagcagccggtTCCAAAT AGCGCCATGGCCCCGTCGAACAATCGCCGGTACTTATCCTCGCAGGATATTACCAAGAACATGACCCTGTACACCAGCACCAAGACTCAAGTGGAGGTGGATCCCAAGACGCTGGCCTTCAAGAAGCCAACTGGCAACCCCCTGTGTCTCATGATGGCCTGGCTGATGGCCAAGCAGAAGCATCTGAAGAAGTACGCCCAGATCTACACTGAGATGGGATTCgacgtggtggtggtgcacaTTACGCCATGGCAGTTGCTCTGGCCGGTCAAGGGAACCCAG GTGGTGGCCGCCGAGACCATACGATTCCTGGAGAACAACAAGTCGTATGAGCCCATCGTTATGCATGGCTTCTCCGTGGGCGCCTACCAACTGGGCGAGATCATGCTGCAGATGTCGCGCGACATGGATCGCTATGGCAGCATCCTGGACCGTTTCGTGTGCCAGATTTGGGACAGCGCGGCCGACATCACCGAGATCCCGGTGGGCGTGCCAAAGTCGATTTTCCCGAGGAACGAGCGCATGCAGAGCGCCCTGCGCAACTATACGCTGTACCACATGAAGACATTCCACAACCAGGCCACCATCCACTATATGCGCTCCAGCCAGATGTTCCACTCCACTCTGGTCAAGGCCCCGGCGCTGTTCTTTGTGTCCGACAACGATCCCATCGGCCCGCCATCCTCCAACCACGCCGTGCGCGAGGACTGGGAGCGTGCGAACATCAAGGTTACGTTCAAGTGCTGGGAGCGTTCCCAGCATGCTGCTCACTACATACGGCATCGCGAGGAGTATCTGCAGACGCTCTTCCAGCATCTGGAGTCCTGCGGTGTTTTGGAGGCCATCGGAGTGCCGAAGCGCGCCAAGTTGTAA
- the LOC120445352 gene encoding uncharacterized protein LOC120445352 isoform X2, with the protein MDFLIEITLLVISAIILLKIYHRAKRSAMAPSNNRRYLSSQDITKNMTLYTSTKTQVEVDPKTLAFKKPTGNPLCLMMAWLMAKQKHLKKYAQIYTEMGFDVVVVHITPWQLLWPVKGTQVVAAETIRFLENNKSYEPIVMHGFSVGAYQLGEIMLQMSRDMDRYGSILDRFVCQIWDSAADITEIPVGVPKSIFPRNERMQSALRNYTLYHMKTFHNQATIHYMRSSQMFHSTLVKAPALFFVSDNDPIGPPSSNHAVREDWERANIKVTFKCWERSQHAAHYIRHREEYLQTLFQHLESCGVLEAIGVPKRAKL; encoded by the exons ATGGACTTCCTAATTGAAATAACATTACTAGTCATATCGGCAATTATACTGCTGAAGATCTATCATCGCGCGAAACGT AGCGCCATGGCCCCGTCGAACAATCGCCGGTACTTATCCTCGCAGGATATTACCAAGAACATGACCCTGTACACCAGCACCAAGACTCAAGTGGAGGTGGATCCCAAGACGCTGGCCTTCAAGAAGCCAACTGGCAACCCCCTGTGTCTCATGATGGCCTGGCTGATGGCCAAGCAGAAGCATCTGAAGAAGTACGCCCAGATCTACACTGAGATGGGATTCgacgtggtggtggtgcacaTTACGCCATGGCAGTTGCTCTGGCCGGTCAAGGGAACCCAG GTGGTGGCCGCCGAGACCATACGATTCCTGGAGAACAACAAGTCGTATGAGCCCATCGTTATGCATGGCTTCTCCGTGGGCGCCTACCAACTGGGCGAGATCATGCTGCAGATGTCGCGCGACATGGATCGCTATGGCAGCATCCTGGACCGTTTCGTGTGCCAGATTTGGGACAGCGCGGCCGACATCACCGAGATCCCGGTGGGCGTGCCAAAGTCGATTTTCCCGAGGAACGAGCGCATGCAGAGCGCCCTGCGCAACTATACGCTGTACCACATGAAGACATTCCACAACCAGGCCACCATCCACTATATGCGCTCCAGCCAGATGTTCCACTCCACTCTGGTCAAGGCCCCGGCGCTGTTCTTTGTGTCCGACAACGATCCCATCGGCCCGCCATCCTCCAACCACGCCGTGCGCGAGGACTGGGAGCGTGCGAACATCAAGGTTACGTTCAAGTGCTGGGAGCGTTCCCAGCATGCTGCTCACTACATACGGCATCGCGAGGAGTATCTGCAGACGCTCTTCCAGCATCTGGAGTCCTGCGGTGTTTTGGAGGCCATCGGAGTGCCGAAGCGCGCCAAGTTGTAA
- the LOC120445352 gene encoding uncharacterized protein LOC120445352 isoform X3 translates to MAPSNNRRYLSSQDITKNMTLYTSTKTQVEVDPKTLAFKKPTGNPLCLMMAWLMAKQKHLKKYAQIYTEMGFDVVVVHITPWQLLWPVKGTQVVAAETIRFLENNKSYEPIVMHGFSVGAYQLGEIMLQMSRDMDRYGSILDRFVCQIWDSAADITEIPVGVPKSIFPRNERMQSALRNYTLYHMKTFHNQATIHYMRSSQMFHSTLVKAPALFFVSDNDPIGPPSSNHAVREDWERANIKVTFKCWERSQHAAHYIRHREEYLQTLFQHLESCGVLEAIGVPKRAKL, encoded by the exons ATGGCCCCGTCGAACAATCGCCGGTACTTATCCTCGCAGGATATTACCAAGAACATGACCCTGTACACCAGCACCAAGACTCAAGTGGAGGTGGATCCCAAGACGCTGGCCTTCAAGAAGCCAACTGGCAACCCCCTGTGTCTCATGATGGCCTGGCTGATGGCCAAGCAGAAGCATCTGAAGAAGTACGCCCAGATCTACACTGAGATGGGATTCgacgtggtggtggtgcacaTTACGCCATGGCAGTTGCTCTGGCCGGTCAAGGGAACCCAG GTGGTGGCCGCCGAGACCATACGATTCCTGGAGAACAACAAGTCGTATGAGCCCATCGTTATGCATGGCTTCTCCGTGGGCGCCTACCAACTGGGCGAGATCATGCTGCAGATGTCGCGCGACATGGATCGCTATGGCAGCATCCTGGACCGTTTCGTGTGCCAGATTTGGGACAGCGCGGCCGACATCACCGAGATCCCGGTGGGCGTGCCAAAGTCGATTTTCCCGAGGAACGAGCGCATGCAGAGCGCCCTGCGCAACTATACGCTGTACCACATGAAGACATTCCACAACCAGGCCACCATCCACTATATGCGCTCCAGCCAGATGTTCCACTCCACTCTGGTCAAGGCCCCGGCGCTGTTCTTTGTGTCCGACAACGATCCCATCGGCCCGCCATCCTCCAACCACGCCGTGCGCGAGGACTGGGAGCGTGCGAACATCAAGGTTACGTTCAAGTGCTGGGAGCGTTCCCAGCATGCTGCTCACTACATACGGCATCGCGAGGAGTATCTGCAGACGCTCTTCCAGCATCTGGAGTCCTGCGGTGTTTTGGAGGCCATCGGAGTGCCGAAGCGCGCCAAGTTGTAA
- the LOC120446324 gene encoding rRNA 2'-O-methyltransferase fibrillarin, whose translation MGKPGFSPRGGGGGGGGGGGGFRGRGGGGGGGGGGGGFGGGRGRGGGGDRDRGGRGGFGGGRGGGGRGGGGGGGRGGFGGRGGGRGAGGRGGGGRGGGGRGGGAGGFKGGKTVTIEPHRHEGVFIARGKEDALVTRNFVPGSEVYGEKRISVETNGEKIEYRVWNPFRSKLAAAVLGGVEQIHMPPGSKVLYLGAASGTTVSHVSDVVGPEGLVYAVEFSHRSGRDLINVAKKRTNIIPIIEDARHPHKYRMLVGMVDTIFADVAQPDQGRIVALNAQHFLKNGGHFVISIKASCIDSTAQPEAVFAAEVKKMQADKLKPQEQLTLEPYERDHAVVVGVYRPPPKQ comes from the exons ATGGGCAAACCAG GATTCAGTCCACGCGGTGGTGGCggaggcggcggaggaggaggaggtggctTCCGTGGGcgtggtggcggcggcggaggaggcggcggtggtggcggatTTGGAGGAGGCCGTGGAcgcggtggcggcggcgatCGCGACCGCGGTGGCCGTGGTGGATTTGGTGGTGGCCGTGGAGGAGGTGGTcgcggtggtggcggcggcggcggccgtGGTGGCTTTGGAGGACGCGGCGGTGGCCGTGGTGCCGGAGGACGTGGAGGCGGCGGTCGCGGTGGCGGAGgacgtggtggtggtgctggcggcTTCAAGGGCGGCAAGACTGTCACCATTGAACCTCATCGTCACGAGGGAGTGTTCATTGCTCGCGGCAAGGAGGACGCTCTGGTCACCAGAAACTTTGTGCCCGGATCCGAGGTCTACGGCGAGAAGCGCATCTCCGTTGag ACCAATGGCGAGAAGATTGAGTACCGCGTGTGGAATCCCTTCCGTTCCAAGCTGGCTGCTGCGGTCCTGGGTGGCGTCGAGCAGATTCACATGCCGCCGGGCTCCAAGGTTCTCTACCTGGGCGCCGCCTCCGGAACGACAGTTTCCCATGTGTCCGATGTGGTGGGACCCGAGGGCCTCGTCTACGCCGTGGAGTTCTCACACCGATCCGGTCGTGATCTGATCAACGTTGCCAAGAAGCGCACCAACATCATACCTATCATCGAGGACGCTCGCCATCCGCACAAGTACCGCATGCTGGTGGGCATGGTGGACACCATTTTCGCCGACGTTGCCCAGCCGGATCAGGGCCGTATTGTGGCGCTGAATGCCCAGCACTTCCTGAAGAACGGCGGACACTTTGTCATCTCGATCAAGGCCTCCTGCATCGACTCGACGGCGCAGCCCGAGGCGGTATTCGCCGCCGAGGTGAAGAAGATGCAAGCCGACAAACTGAAGCCCCAGGAGCAGCTTACGCTGGAGCCTTACGAGCGAGACCACGCCGTCGTCGTTGGCGTCTACCGACCACCGCCCAAGCAGTAA
- the LOC120445670 gene encoding tektin-B1 has protein sequence MAFRSVVTMEKPLQHISLTDWYARVNQMRNVADARRTDAFAIRHSSRSLRNETRIEGDWANYETNEALTDRISELNRWRDIISKSFEKIEREIFMLQEEKNATERELEALAGPISVIAECLTIRDGRLGSEITYDEADTEIKNELVVLENNQRLLADRCQKAWEKLNRLEEVRFKIGLEIEFKVEAVQLDNSQLALDRNSANISYKPDPTRNPKNSCSYESWLENVKNIKLLAENELADTYAIREALFVCREKARNMLQSQQERAEHTIRKRIFETQRARNELEWQQLKMKEEMEKAMCEIRTSENALRDKTDALKLAETRLENRAQRSGMELCMDQAHDMLCLEVEKLREIRRRLQAKIDESKTNFSLLEEHGKRIDVDLENKQHSLMTDIRALDLRMRLRGGEFGSKVTNASQTDRNITLTRMENEIPKD, from the exons ATGGCCTTCCGCTCGGTGGTAACGATGGAGAAACCGCTCCAGCACATTTCACTGACGGACTGGTACGCCCGGGTGAACCAGATGCGGAATGTGGCGGATGCACGGAGGACAGACGCCTTCGCCATCCGCCACTCGTCCCGATCCCTGCGGAACGAGACGAGGATCGAGGGCGACTGGGCCAACTACGAGACAAATGAAGCTCTGACCGATCG CATCTCCGAGCTGAATCGCTGGAGAGATATCATTTCAAAATCCTTTGAGAAGATCGAGCGCGAGATCTTCATGCTGCAGGAGGAGAAGAATGCCACGGAACGGGAGCTAGAGGCGCTAGCGGGTCCTATCTCCGTAATAGCCGAGTGCCTGACCATACGCGATGGTCGCCTCGGATCGGAGATCACCTACGACGAGGCCGATACCGAGATTAAGAACGAACTGGTCGTGCTGGAGAACAACCAGAGGCTGCTGGCCGATCGATGCCAGAAGGCGTGGGAGAAGCTGAATCGTTTGGAGGAAGTTCGCTTCAAGATCGGCCTGGAGATCGAGTTCAAGGTGGAGGCGGTGCAGCTGGACAACTCGCAGTTGGCTCTCGATCGCAACTCGGCCAATATCTCCTACAAACCGGATCCCACGAGAAATCCGAAGAA TTCCTGTTCGTACGAGTCGTGGCTGGAGAACGTGAAGAACATAAAGCTGCTGGCGGAGAATGAGCTGGCAGATACGTACGCCATCCGGGAGGCTTTGTTTGTGTGCCGCGAAAAGGCGCGCAACATGCTCCAGTCGCAGCAGGAGCGGGCGGAGCACACCATCCGCAAGCGGATCTTCGAGACGCAGCGGGCCAGGAACGAACTGGAGTGGCAGCAGCTCAAGATGAAGGAGGAGATGGAGAAGGCCATGTGCGAGATCCGTACCTCGGAGAATGCATTGCGTGACAAGACGGATGCCCTAAAACTGGCCGAGACCCGCTTGGAGAACCGTGCTCAGAGGTCTGGCATGGAACTGTGCATGGACCAGGCGCACGACATGCTCTGCCTGGAGGTGGAGAAGCTGCGAGAGATTCGACGCCGGCTGCAGGCCAAGATCGACGAGAGCAAGACCAATTTCAGTTTGCTGGAGGAGCACGGCAAGCGTATCGACGTGGATCTGGAGAACAAGCAGCACTCGCTGATGACGGACATCAGGGCACTGGATCTGCGTATGCGTCTCAGAGGCGGAGAGTTCGGCTCCAAGGTGACCAACGCCTCGCAGACAGACAGGAACATAACGCTCACTCGCATGGAGAACGAGATTCCCAAGGACTAG